A single region of the Selenomonas sp. oral taxon 920 genome encodes:
- a CDS encoding TIGR02530 family flagellar biosynthesis protein — protein MRIADDSIALVGQGRRGADHGRKVMDSSGASFAQVLEGARERVRFSQHAEERLQRRGVMLTNTELEKLGSTIDRMREKGAREALIYMKDSTAMVVSVTNRTVITALDDVTAADSIFTNIDSAAII, from the coding sequence ATGAGGATTGCAGACGATTCGATCGCGCTGGTCGGGCAGGGACGCAGGGGGGCCGACCACGGACGAAAAGTAATGGACAGCAGCGGAGCGTCGTTTGCACAGGTACTGGAGGGAGCACGGGAGCGCGTTCGTTTCTCGCAGCACGCAGAGGAGCGGCTGCAGCGGCGCGGTGTCATGCTCACGAACACGGAGCTTGAAAAACTGGGCTCCACCATCGACCGTATGCGGGAGAAGGGTGCAAGGGAAGCCCTGATCTACATGAAGGACAGTACGGCGATGGTCGTCTCTGTGACGAACCGCACCGTGATCACGGCACTCGATGACGTGACCGCGGCAGACAGTATTTTTACGAACATTGACAGTGCAGCCATCATCTGA
- a CDS encoding flagellar hook-basal body complex protein, with the protein MMRSMFSGVSGLKGHQTRMDVIGNNIANVNTTGFKSSRVTFADMISQNLSGASSPTGTIGGVNPKQVGLGMSVASTDLIYTNGSVQQTGKNTDIAISRGDGLFVVKRGEQQFYTRNGAFGFDAEGNLTIPSTGLYVQGYMANNGVLNVAGDNTTKIQIPAGKSMEATTTATASYTKNLNATTPGYEVANVLVRYADGTSETTNSYTANEVGKLVLTMDNGRKIYLSSTAPAQTVGSAPTGALYSSTISNVTASATGHVDAELEMDSHNPSSPKEINGSTTTVINRTGGTSLTSGTYAFGDVFNISGKITNVVSSPPSDVTLTLDANNTITPGTPVTIKVPNPTSFTYAVGDTYTGQLKIKSLTPQAGATVTTADGNSATLSAALSTITSTSATYTHTGSAADGTIKSITRESTYQFSGKKVSSVVLNTKSGSSIDGLVGKSYTRGDTFYPSVTTTITVYDSLGAKHSVPVVYTKTANNKWQLSLGSGGDTFNITEADGTVTTVALTKTDLNFDSAGAYVSGSASINLTYTNGAAPQQVAMNLAAITQFSGTTTIAATSDGNAAGTLASVDIDSSGVITGTYTNGVRQKEAQIAMAQFNNPSGLTKMGGNLYQESNNSGTRTISGAADIGTELTTSALEMSNVDIADQFSDMIITQRGFQSNSKIITVSDEMLETLINMKR; encoded by the coding sequence ATGATGCGTTCCATGTTCTCGGGTGTCTCGGGCCTCAAAGGCCATCAGACCCGCATGGATGTTATCGGCAACAACATTGCGAACGTCAACACGACAGGCTTTAAATCGAGCCGCGTTACGTTTGCAGACATGATCTCGCAGAACCTCTCGGGTGCATCCTCGCCGACGGGCACGATCGGCGGCGTGAACCCGAAGCAGGTCGGTCTCGGCATGAGTGTCGCGAGCACCGATCTGATCTACACGAACGGCTCCGTGCAGCAGACGGGCAAGAATACGGACATCGCGATCTCGCGCGGCGACGGGCTCTTCGTTGTGAAACGCGGCGAGCAGCAGTTCTATACGCGCAACGGCGCGTTCGGATTTGACGCGGAGGGCAACCTCACGATTCCGAGCACAGGTCTCTACGTGCAGGGCTACATGGCAAACAACGGCGTTCTCAATGTCGCGGGCGACAACACGACGAAGATCCAGATCCCCGCAGGCAAGTCGATGGAGGCAACGACGACCGCAACGGCGTCCTATACGAAGAACCTCAATGCGACGACGCCGGGCTATGAGGTGGCGAACGTTCTCGTACGCTATGCGGACGGCACATCGGAGACAACCAACTCCTATACGGCGAACGAGGTCGGCAAGCTCGTCCTGACAATGGACAACGGCAGGAAGATCTACCTCAGCTCCACGGCCCCCGCACAGACGGTCGGCAGTGCTCCGACAGGAGCACTCTACAGCTCCACAATCTCCAATGTTACCGCAAGTGCAACGGGACATGTGGATGCAGAGCTTGAGATGGACAGCCACAATCCTTCCAGTCCGAAGGAGATCAACGGCTCGACGACGACGGTCATCAACCGTACGGGCGGTACGTCTCTGACGAGCGGAACCTATGCCTTCGGAGATGTGTTCAACATCAGCGGCAAGATTACGAACGTTGTCAGCTCGCCGCCATCCGACGTTACGCTTACACTGGATGCGAACAATACGATTACGCCGGGTACGCCCGTTACCATCAAGGTTCCGAATCCGACGAGCTTCACCTACGCAGTCGGCGATACCTACACGGGACAGCTCAAGATCAAGAGCCTTACGCCGCAGGCGGGTGCAACGGTGACAACGGCGGACGGCAACAGTGCCACGCTGTCAGCCGCGCTTTCCACCATCACAAGCACGTCCGCGACGTATACACATACGGGCAGTGCTGCCGATGGAACGATCAAGTCGATCACGCGAGAGTCCACCTATCAGTTCAGCGGCAAGAAGGTGTCCAGTGTTGTGCTGAACACAAAGAGCGGCAGCTCCATCGACGGATTGGTCGGCAAGAGCTATACACGGGGCGATACGTTCTACCCCTCGGTGACGACGACGATCACGGTCTACGACTCGCTCGGCGCGAAGCACTCCGTCCCCGTCGTCTATACAAAGACAGCGAACAATAAGTGGCAGCTCTCGCTCGGCAGCGGCGGCGATACGTTCAACATCACCGAGGCGGACGGCACGGTGACGACCGTTGCGCTCACGAAGACCGATCTCAACTTCGACAGCGCGGGCGCGTATGTCAGCGGCTCGGCATCGATCAACCTCACCTACACGAACGGTGCAGCGCCGCAGCAGGTGGCGATGAACCTCGCGGCGATCACGCAGTTCTCCGGCACGACAACGATCGCAGCGACCTCCGACGGCAACGCAGCGGGTACGCTTGCAAGCGTTGATATCGACAGCTCGGGTGTCATCACGGGCACGTACACGAACGGCGTCCGCCAGAAGGAAGCCCAGATCGCGATGGCGCAGTTCAACAACCCGTCGGGTCTCACGAAGATGGGCGGCAACCTCTATCAGGAGTCGAACAACTCCGGTACGCGTACGATCAGCGGTGCCGCTGATATCGGCACGGAGCTGACGACCTCGGCGCTCGAGATGTCGAACGTCGACATCGCCGATCAGTTCTCCGATATGATCATCACGCAGCGCGGCTTCCAGTCGAACTCGAAGATCATCACTGTCTCGGATGAGATGCTTGAGACGCTGATCAATATGAAGCGGTAA
- the miaB gene encoding tRNA (N6-isopentenyl adenosine(37)-C2)-methylthiotransferase MiaB, giving the protein MQGRYKILVYGCQMNIADAERMEGQLQGAGYERTEEMETADVILINTCCVRETAEDKVYGKIGEIKKIKEKNPKLIFGIAGCMAQKEGDNLMRRAPHIDFVLGTGKVQELARIVAEIAAEHSPVVDVALADKTIAENLPVARGGKFSAWVPIMYGCNNYCTYCIVPYVRGRERSRAPEEIVAEVRRAVAEGYTEVTLLGQNVNSYGKDHKQADFADLLHMVDEVEGIRRVRFMTSHPKDISDKLINTIKNGTHICEHIHLPVQYGCNRILKAMNRVYTVEQYRERAQRVREALPSASLTTDLIVGFPGETEEDFAEMLAFLREMRYDSAYTFLYSKRSGTPAATMEHQVPDDVKHARLNALMEEQNAISRAINDRLLGAQLEVMVEGASKNDPTVWSGRTRTNKIVLFPHGTEQEGDFVQVRITQPQTWVLKGEVLA; this is encoded by the coding sequence ATGCAGGGACGTTATAAGATACTTGTCTATGGTTGTCAGATGAACATTGCCGATGCGGAGCGCATGGAGGGGCAGCTGCAGGGGGCGGGCTATGAGCGCACGGAGGAGATGGAGACGGCGGATGTGATCCTCATCAACACCTGCTGCGTGCGCGAGACGGCAGAGGACAAGGTCTATGGGAAGATCGGCGAGATCAAGAAGATCAAGGAAAAAAATCCGAAGCTGATCTTTGGAATCGCGGGCTGCATGGCGCAGAAGGAGGGGGACAACCTCATGCGCCGCGCACCGCACATCGACTTCGTGCTCGGGACGGGGAAGGTGCAGGAGCTTGCCCGCATCGTCGCGGAGATTGCGGCGGAGCATTCGCCCGTGGTCGATGTCGCGCTCGCGGACAAGACGATTGCGGAGAATCTGCCCGTTGCACGCGGCGGCAAGTTCTCCGCGTGGGTGCCCATCATGTATGGCTGCAACAACTACTGTACCTACTGCATCGTACCCTATGTGCGCGGACGCGAGCGCAGCCGTGCGCCCGAGGAGATCGTGGCAGAGGTGCGCCGTGCGGTCGCGGAGGGCTATACCGAGGTGACGCTGCTCGGGCAGAATGTGAACTCGTACGGCAAAGACCACAAACAGGCGGATTTTGCCGATCTCCTGCACATGGTGGACGAGGTGGAGGGCATCCGCCGCGTACGCTTTATGACTTCGCATCCGAAGGACATCAGCGACAAGCTCATCAACACGATCAAAAACGGCACGCATATCTGCGAGCACATCCATCTGCCCGTGCAGTATGGGTGCAACCGCATCCTAAAGGCGATGAACCGTGTCTATACGGTGGAGCAGTATCGCGAGCGTGCACAGCGCGTGCGTGAGGCACTGCCGAGTGCAAGCCTCACAACCGATCTCATCGTCGGGTTTCCGGGGGAGACGGAGGAGGACTTCGCCGAGATGCTTGCGTTTCTGCGTGAGATGCGGTATGACTCGGCGTACACGTTCCTCTACTCAAAGCGCTCGGGTACGCCTGCAGCGACGATGGAGCATCAAGTCCCGGATGATGTGAAGCACGCACGGCTGAATGCCCTGATGGAGGAGCAAAATGCGATCAGCCGAGCGATTAACGATCGTCTCCTCGGCGCACAGCTTGAGGTCATGGTCGAGGGCGCGAGCAAGAACGACCCGACTGTTTGGAGCGGGCGCACGCGCACAAACAAGATTGTGCTCTTCCCGCATGGGACAGAACAGGAGGGCGATTTTGTGCAGGTGCGCATCACGCAGCCCCAGACATGGGTGCTCAAAGGGGAAGTGCTCGCGTAA
- the brnQ gene encoding branched-chain amino acid transport system II carrier protein, whose translation MMFSIYFGAGNLIFPPALGQAAGDHTLLAMLGFMTTGIGLPLLGITAIALAGGEYVPLLRTKTWPMFATVLLIILYLIIGPLFAMPRTGAVSFEIGIRPFLAEENLTQGQFIYTALFFAASYYLALNPNKIIDRVGKMLTPALLLVLLILFVQAFHAPLGGVLEPTGNYIDAPFAQGFQDGYQTMDLLASIAIGALVANAVRLRGITDSRAIGAACLVSGLITVTLMAIVYGSLAYIGATSASVLGHSENGGQILSGAVGIFFGSAGNLLLAVIIALACLTTCCGITSSAAMFFNKLLKGRISYERLLLLSILFSFAASNVGLTQIIALAIPFLVVIYPLVIVFVILSLFDRFIGWRRSIYQGAMALTLVFSLIDGLHAAGLSSTPVHALLVEYIPFYAIMMGWVCPAVVGAVLGFAVSLFQTAPVPAEEAHI comes from the coding sequence ATGATGTTTTCCATCTACTTCGGCGCAGGAAATCTTATTTTCCCGCCCGCGCTCGGTCAGGCGGCGGGCGATCATACACTGCTCGCAATGCTCGGCTTCATGACGACGGGCATCGGGCTGCCGCTGCTCGGCATCACCGCGATCGCGCTCGCGGGCGGTGAATACGTGCCGCTCCTGCGCACAAAGACATGGCCGATGTTCGCAACGGTGCTGCTCATCATCCTGTACCTCATCATCGGACCGCTGTTTGCAATGCCGCGCACGGGTGCCGTCTCATTCGAGATCGGCATACGCCCCTTCCTCGCCGAGGAAAATCTCACACAAGGGCAGTTTATCTACACGGCACTCTTCTTTGCCGCGTCCTATTATCTCGCGCTGAATCCGAACAAGATCATCGATCGCGTGGGCAAGATGCTGACGCCGGCACTCCTGCTCGTCCTGCTCATCCTCTTTGTGCAGGCGTTTCATGCGCCGCTCGGAGGTGTACTTGAACCGACTGGGAACTACATCGACGCACCATTTGCACAGGGATTCCAAGACGGCTATCAGACGATGGATCTGCTCGCCTCGATCGCCATCGGTGCACTTGTAGCAAACGCCGTACGTCTGCGCGGGATCACGGACAGCCGCGCCATCGGTGCCGCGTGTCTCGTCTCCGGTCTCATCACCGTTACCCTCATGGCAATTGTCTACGGCTCGCTTGCCTACATCGGCGCGACGAGTGCCTCGGTGCTCGGCCACTCGGAAAACGGCGGTCAGATTCTCTCGGGCGCAGTCGGCATCTTCTTCGGCTCTGCAGGCAATCTTCTGCTCGCCGTCATCATCGCGCTTGCGTGCCTGACGACCTGCTGCGGCATCACCTCGAGCGCGGCGATGTTCTTCAACAAGCTGCTGAAGGGTCGCATCTCATACGAGCGTCTGCTGCTCCTCTCGATTCTGTTCAGTTTTGCAGCATCGAATGTTGGTCTGACGCAGATCATCGCACTCGCCATTCCATTCCTCGTCGTGATCTATCCACTCGTCATCGTGTTCGTCATTCTCTCGCTCTTTGACCGTTTCATCGGCTGGCGCAGAAGCATCTATCAGGGCGCGATGGCATTGACGCTCGTATTCTCGCTGATCGACGGTTTGCATGCAGCGGGTCTGAGCAGCACTCCGGTACACGCGCTGCTTGTAGAGTATATCCCGTTCTATGCGATTATGATGGGTTGGGTCTGCCCCGCTGTTGTCGGTGCAGTTCTCGGCTTTGCCGTCTCACTGTTTCAGACTGCGCCTGTGCCCGCAGAGGAGGCACATATATAA
- a CDS encoding class I SAM-dependent methyltransferase, protein MRTGKEGIRAIATTVRRGQRYTEANRALAARTAKQLDIPNVPRGNDSLEELRAAYGADAVLVARRGVLTLVTAEGELFFHPGMAHLRMKNLLLGHGDHLVSALGLVEGMNVLDCTLGTGADAIVESFAVGEQGAVTALESNPLIAAVIADGLAHATGDNYEMHAAMRRIVVHHADALTFLRTAETDSCDVIYFDPMFRRPLHESAGMNALRALADMRALTEETIAEARRVARCRVVMKERRGSAEFDRLGFDTIMGGKYSRIAYGVMKL, encoded by the coding sequence ATGAGGACGGGCAAGGAGGGGATCCGTGCAATTGCTACGACCGTGCGGCGCGGACAGCGCTATACCGAGGCGAATCGTGCACTTGCGGCACGCACGGCAAAGCAGCTCGACATTCCGAACGTCCCGCGCGGGAATGACTCACTCGAAGAACTGCGTGCGGCGTACGGCGCAGATGCCGTGCTCGTCGCGCGGCGCGGGGTCCTCACCCTCGTGACGGCGGAGGGAGAGCTGTTCTTTCACCCGGGTATGGCACATCTGCGCATGAAGAACCTCCTGCTGGGGCACGGCGACCACCTCGTCAGTGCACTTGGGCTTGTGGAGGGGATGAACGTCCTCGACTGCACCCTCGGAACGGGCGCGGATGCGATTGTCGAGAGCTTTGCCGTCGGGGAGCAGGGGGCAGTTACGGCACTCGAATCGAATCCTCTGATTGCGGCGGTGATCGCGGACGGGCTCGCACACGCGACGGGCGATAACTACGAGATGCATGCGGCGATGCGCCGCATTGTGGTGCATCATGCGGACGCGCTCACCTTCCTGCGTACAGCGGAGACGGACAGCTGCGATGTCATTTACTTTGACCCGATGTTTCGCCGCCCCCTGCATGAGAGTGCGGGGATGAATGCGCTCCGCGCGCTCGCGGATATGCGGGCGCTGACGGAGGAGACGATTGCCGAGGCGCGGCGTGTCGCCCGCTGCCGCGTCGTCATGAAGGAACGCCGCGGGAGTGCGGAATTTGACCGTCTCGGCTTCGATACCATCATGGGCGGCAAGTACAGCCGCATTGCATATGGTGTGATGAAACTCTAA
- the mutL gene encoding DNA mismatch repair endonuclease MutL, which translates to MMQIHVLDDTTINKIAAGEVVERPASVVKELVENAMDAGATAIEIEIMGGGVSFIRVTDNGHGMTREDAETAILRHATSKISSVSDLQTVATLGFRGEALPTIASVSRFSLLTRRGTDDLGTRVDIFGGKPPEIEDAGCEIGTSVRVEELFFNTPARKKFLKTNATEAGKISDYVIRLALSRPDIAFRFINNNRLTIMTAGDDSLRHAIESIYGGDAAGALIPLDFHDAEAEIRITGYISKPSLIRSSRAWQTYIVNGRTIQNRAIAKAIDNVYRALVPKMGFPLAVLCIEVPQRTIDVNVHPQKTEMKFEDEGRIFKAVYKSVLDAIRGAAGETAAIAASVEKPKFRCEAVPLNVGAPAGGAPYTAHTSAPANTPTNNYALPPVRPQTVHEAVQWRGQSVDLRAAQDRMGIERSAERDIFAAAQTAALPTESTEIEGNLLPIGQVDLTYIIAQSAQSLYIVDQHAAHERILFDRFSAQADGIPSQQMLVHAILSFDAREAQYIEENAELFDRLGFHLEPAGEREYRLTEAPADIPLDEAEGTIREILMSLGDLHAATPANLRQAGIATMACRAAIKAGEELNVRQMEILLDELRRTPFPFTCPHGRPTILKFDTHDLAKMFKRTGFNL; encoded by the coding sequence ATGATGCAGATTCACGTACTGGATGATACGACGATCAACAAGATTGCAGCAGGCGAGGTCGTGGAGCGTCCCGCCTCCGTCGTGAAGGAACTTGTCGAGAACGCGATGGATGCAGGCGCGACTGCGATTGAGATCGAAATCATGGGCGGCGGGGTCAGCTTCATCCGTGTGACGGACAATGGGCACGGCATGACGCGTGAGGATGCGGAGACTGCGATCCTGCGCCATGCAACGAGCAAGATTTCCTCCGTCTCGGATTTGCAGACCGTCGCGACGCTTGGCTTTCGCGGCGAGGCTCTGCCGACGATTGCATCCGTCTCGCGCTTCTCGCTCCTCACGCGAAGGGGGACGGACGATCTCGGCACGCGCGTCGACATCTTCGGCGGCAAGCCCCCCGAGATTGAGGATGCAGGCTGCGAGATCGGGACGAGTGTGCGCGTCGAGGAGCTTTTTTTCAATACGCCTGCACGCAAGAAATTTCTAAAGACGAATGCCACCGAGGCGGGCAAGATCAGCGACTATGTGATCCGGCTTGCGCTCTCGCGCCCCGACATCGCATTTCGCTTCATCAACAACAACCGCCTGACGATTATGACGGCGGGCGATGACAGCCTGCGCCATGCGATTGAGAGCATCTACGGCGGCGACGCGGCAGGCGCACTTATCCCGCTGGACTTCCACGACGCAGAGGCGGAGATCCGCATCACGGGCTACATCTCGAAGCCGTCGCTGATCCGCAGCAGCCGTGCGTGGCAGACGTACATCGTCAACGGACGCACGATCCAGAATCGCGCGATTGCAAAGGCGATTGACAACGTGTATCGTGCGCTCGTGCCGAAGATGGGATTCCCCCTCGCGGTTCTCTGCATCGAGGTGCCGCAGCGGACAATTGATGTGAACGTCCACCCGCAAAAAACGGAGATGAAATTCGAGGACGAGGGGCGCATCTTTAAGGCGGTCTACAAGTCAGTGCTCGACGCGATTCGCGGAGCGGCGGGAGAGACGGCGGCAATCGCGGCATCGGTTGAGAAGCCGAAATTCCGCTGCGAAGCCGTGCCGCTGAACGTCGGTGCACCCGCAGGCGGTGCTCCATACACAGCACACACATCTGCCCCTGCAAATACACCCACAAACAACTATGCCCTGCCGCCCGTGCGTCCGCAGACCGTGCACGAGGCGGTGCAGTGGCGCGGCCAGAGTGTTGATCTGCGTGCGGCACAGGATCGCATGGGGATAGAGCGCAGCGCCGAGAGAGATATATTTGCGGCGGCACAGACGGCAGCGCTGCCGACGGAGAGCACGGAAATCGAGGGGAATCTCCTCCCCATCGGACAGGTTGACCTCACCTACATCATCGCCCAGAGTGCGCAGAGTCTCTACATCGTCGATCAGCACGCGGCGCACGAGCGCATCCTCTTTGACCGCTTCTCCGCACAGGCAGACGGAATCCCGTCCCAGCAGATGCTTGTGCACGCGATTCTCTCCTTCGATGCGCGTGAGGCGCAGTACATCGAGGAGAATGCGGAGCTGTTCGATCGTCTCGGATTCCACCTCGAACCTGCGGGGGAGCGCGAATATCGTCTGACCGAGGCGCCTGCCGACATTCCACTCGATGAGGCAGAGGGCACCATTCGCGAGATCCTTATGTCCCTCGGCGATCTGCACGCTGCGACGCCGGCGAACCTGCGTCAGGCAGGGATTGCCACGATGGCGTGCCGTGCGGCGATCAAGGCGGGCGAGGAGCTGAATGTGCGGCAGATGGAGATCCTGCTCGATGAGCTGCGGCGCACGCCGTTTCCGTTTACGTGTCCCCACGGACGGCCGACGATTCTTAAATTCGACACGCATGATCTGGCGAAGATGTTCAAGCGCACGGGGTTCAATCTATGA
- the mutS gene encoding DNA mismatch repair protein MutS, producing MDAQNVTPMMQQYLSAKAAHPNELLFFRLGDFYEMFFDDAKVAAKELGLTLTSRSGDLDKSPMCGVPYHAADSYIARLVAKGFKVAIAEQIGDPKAKGLTHREVVKVVTPGTALSDEVLRDAANIYIALLHESTDGTFVLAGADISTGETFYALYRGETAAQQILDELYRRMTAELLMTDGFSLADTVRAFRAQRLPHCAVTMIPTAAKDELLSQHFPAAEIPTDAGARTAVAALLGYLHDTVMADLSQINRLAFLDTRETMQLDTYTLRNLEITRSLRDGGKKNTLFDVLDFTRTPMGTRLLKAWLEHPLLVPHRIDARLDAVAELAEKAMLRGALREHLRSVYDFERLLTRIETQTANARDLVALRVSLAALPAVREALDTAVSGLLMRVHASLQTFDELRDTLARAIVDEPGLSVREGGIIRAGYDGALDELRAFSHDSKSLLQEMEERERARTGIKTLKIGYNKVFGYYIEVRHSGRDQVPADYIRKQTLANTERFITEELKDFEAKILGAEEKITALEYHIFTQLRERVKAELVPIQNVARRIARVDVLQSLAEAAASYRYVRPAVTADGAIRIRDGRHPLVERILDREIFVPNDTDLSHGGTETMLITGPNMAGKSTYMRQVALLTLMAQVGSFVPARTAEIAPVDRIFTRIGASDDLVSGQSTFMVEMNEVAQILREATRDSLVILDEIGRGTSTFDGMSIARAVVEHIDKHIHAKTLFATHYHELTEMENARIRNYCIAVREKGKNVAFLRRIVAGAADKSYGIHVARLAGLPPKVTARAEEILHALEQKAAESGAGDTAAAQQKAAPVQSPADGMTSLFADGTLAELRTLDIMTMTPLEAMNTLYRLQEQARKEAGEA from the coding sequence ATGGACGCGCAGAACGTCACGCCGATGATGCAGCAATATCTCTCCGCGAAGGCGGCGCACCCGAACGAACTGCTCTTCTTTCGCCTCGGCGACTTCTACGAGATGTTCTTTGACGATGCAAAGGTGGCGGCAAAGGAGCTTGGCCTGACGCTTACGAGCCGCAGCGGCGATCTCGACAAAAGCCCCATGTGCGGCGTTCCCTACCATGCAGCGGACAGCTACATCGCACGCCTTGTCGCAAAGGGGTTCAAGGTCGCGATTGCCGAGCAGATCGGCGATCCAAAGGCAAAGGGGCTGACGCACCGCGAGGTGGTCAAGGTTGTGACCCCCGGCACGGCGCTCTCGGATGAGGTACTGCGCGACGCGGCAAATATCTACATTGCGCTCCTGCACGAGAGTACAGACGGCACATTTGTGCTTGCGGGCGCGGACATCTCGACGGGCGAGACATTCTACGCACTCTACAGGGGGGAGACAGCGGCACAGCAGATCCTCGACGAGCTCTACCGCCGCATGACGGCAGAGCTCCTGATGACGGACGGCTTCTCTCTTGCAGACACCGTGCGTGCATTCCGTGCACAGCGTCTTCCGCACTGTGCTGTCACGATGATTCCAACGGCGGCAAAGGACGAACTTCTCTCACAGCATTTTCCTGCCGCCGAGATTCCGACGGATGCGGGCGCACGGACGGCGGTTGCAGCCCTTCTTGGCTACCTCCACGATACGGTGATGGCAGATCTCTCGCAAATCAACCGATTGGCCTTCCTCGACACACGCGAGACGATGCAGCTCGACACCTACACGCTGCGCAACCTTGAGATCACGCGCAGCCTGCGCGACGGCGGCAAGAAGAACACCCTTTTCGACGTGCTCGACTTCACACGCACGCCGATGGGCACGCGCCTCCTCAAAGCGTGGCTTGAGCATCCGCTGCTCGTACCGCACCGTATTGACGCACGTCTGGATGCCGTGGCGGAATTGGCGGAGAAAGCGATGCTGCGCGGTGCTCTGCGCGAACATCTGCGCTCGGTCTATGACTTTGAGCGCCTTTTGACGCGCATTGAAACACAGACGGCGAACGCGCGCGATCTGGTCGCACTGCGCGTATCCCTCGCCGCACTTCCTGCCGTACGCGAAGCTCTTGACACGGCGGTGAGCGGTCTTCTTATGCGCGTGCACGCCTCCCTTCAGACATTTGACGAGCTGCGTGACACACTCGCACGCGCGATTGTGGACGAGCCTGGACTATCGGTGCGCGAGGGCGGTATCATCCGTGCGGGCTACGATGGTGCGCTTGACGAACTGCGTGCTTTCTCCCATGACAGCAAGTCTCTCCTGCAGGAGATGGAGGAGCGTGAGCGTGCACGCACGGGGATCAAGACACTCAAGATCGGCTACAACAAGGTGTTCGGCTACTACATCGAGGTGCGCCACAGCGGCAGAGATCAGGTTCCTGCCGACTATATCCGCAAGCAGACCCTCGCAAACACGGAGCGCTTTATCACCGAGGAGCTGAAGGACTTCGAGGCGAAGATTCTCGGTGCCGAGGAGAAGATCACGGCGCTCGAATATCATATCTTCACGCAGCTTCGGGAGCGGGTCAAGGCAGAGCTTGTCCCCATCCAGAACGTTGCACGAAGGATTGCGCGCGTCGATGTGCTGCAGAGCCTCGCCGAGGCGGCGGCAAGCTACCGCTACGTGCGGCCTGCAGTGACGGCAGACGGCGCGATCCGCATACGGGACGGACGTCACCCGCTCGTGGAGCGTATCTTGGATCGAGAGATTTTCGTCCCAAATGACACCGATCTGAGTCATGGCGGGACGGAGACAATGCTCATCACAGGGCCAAACATGGCGGGCAAGTCCACCTATATGCGGCAGGTTGCACTCCTTACTCTCATGGCGCAGGTCGGCAGCTTCGTCCCCGCACGCACGGCAGAGATTGCGCCCGTCGACCGCATCTTTACACGCATCGGCGCGAGCGACGACCTCGTGAGCGGACAGAGCACCTTTATGGTGGAGATGAACGAGGTTGCGCAAATCCTGCGCGAGGCGACGCGTGACAGTCTCGTCATTCTCGATGAGATTGGGCGCGGCACGAGCACGTTCGACGGCATGAGCATCGCACGCGCCGTTGTGGAGCATATCGACAAACATATTCATGCCAAGACACTCTTTGCAACGCATTACCACGAACTCACGGAGATGGAGAACGCGCGCATCCGCAACTACTGCATCGCAGTGCGCGAAAAGGGGAAAAACGTCGCGTTCTTGCGCCGCATCGTTGCGGGCGCAGCCGATAAGTCCTATGGCATCCACGTTGCACGCCTTGCGGGACTGCCGCCGAAGGTAACGGCGCGCGCAGAGGAGATCCTGCACGCGCTCGAACAGAAGGCCGCTGAGAGCGGTGCAGGGGACACTGCTGCCGCACAGCAGAAAGCCGCTCCCGTGCAAAGCCCTGCCGATGGAATGACGTCGCTCTTTGCGGACGGAACGCTCGCGGAGCTGCGGACGCTCGATATTATGACCATGACGCCGCTCGAGGCGATGAACACACTCTATCGTCTGCAGGAACAGGCGCGGAAGGAGGCAGGAGAGGCATGA